TACTACATCTTCAACATCTATGACCCCATGAGCATGTTTCCCGACATGGACCCGCAGAAATATGCGGCCAAGGATCATGCCCTGTCCGACATATTGGACGATGCGCTCAGCCGCTATTTCTTCCTCTCCGCCTGGGCCGGCCTCTATCTCGGCCTGTCCTATGCGAGCGAGGCGCATCGCACCGAACGGCGTGCCGCGCGGCTGGAACGCACCGCGCAACAGGCCGAACTGCGCTCGCTGCGCTATCAGGTGAACCCCCATTTCCTGTTCAACACGCTCAACTCGCTCTCCTCGCTCGTCATGAAGGATCGGCGCGACGAGGCCGAACAGATGATCATGTCGCTGTCCAACTTCTACCGCACCAGCCTGACCGGCGACCCGCTCGACGATGTCCCGCTGGCGGAGGAGGTCCATCTCCAGAAACTCTATCTGGACATCGAGGCGGTACGCTTTCCCGAGCGGTTGACGACGCGGATCGACATTCCCCCCGCCCTGCTCAACGCCTGCGTGCCCGGCCTCATCCTGCAGCCCTTGGTCGAAAATGCGATTAAATATGGCGTCTCGCGCACCTCCAGCCCGGTGACGATCGCGATCAGCGCGCGCGAAGGGGATGATGGCCTGCTGCATATCCGCGTCAGCGACAATGGCGACAAGCCGCCCAGCGACGCCGACCGCGGCAGCGGCATCGGCCTCACCAACGTGCGCGATCGCCTGACCGCCCGCTTTGGCGACCAGGGCCGGATCGACTATGGTCCCCGCGCCGATGGCGGCTTTGCCGTCGACCTCACCCTTCCCATCATCCGCCGGGGCTGCTGACGCCGATGTCCATCCGCACCATGATCGTCGATGATGAACCGCTCGCGGTGGAGCGGCTGCAGATGCTGTGCGCGCGCGAACCGCGCATCTCGCTGGTCGGGACGGCCAGCGATGGCGAGGCCGCCCTGCGCCTGATCGAAGGGCTGCGCCCCGACCTAGTCCTGCTCGACATCGCCATGCCGCTGCTCGACGGTATCGGCGTCGCCCGCGCCGTCGGCCGGATGGGCATCCGTCCCGCGGTCA
The sequence above is drawn from the Sphingobium sp. AP49 genome and encodes:
- a CDS encoding histidine kinase, translated to MTFDSEDGPRGVAPAVALYSIIGFWFFYAVLISVRAVIVGFEAQGEMAARRAVVTLIGIIVTWVLYLAMRRFDEKPLVMRVIAAFSLAAPFALAMAVANYYIFNIYDPMSMFPDMDPQKYAAKDHALSDILDDALSRYFFLSAWAGLYLGLSYASEAHRTERRAARLERTAQQAELRSLRYQVNPHFLFNTLNSLSSLVMKDRRDEAEQMIMSLSNFYRTSLTGDPLDDVPLAEEVHLQKLYLDIEAVRFPERLTTRIDIPPALLNACVPGLILQPLVENAIKYGVSRTSSPVTIAISAREGDDGLLHIRVSDNGDKPPSDADRGSGIGLTNVRDRLTARFGDQGRIDYGPRADGGFAVDLTLPIIRRGC